In the Caballeronia sp. LZ062 genome, one interval contains:
- a CDS encoding GntR family transcriptional regulator translates to MSDRKSSAAPNAPAASLNGAVAASPESIAENIRAAILEHRLAPGAKLTEAQLCEVFDVKRSAVRQALSQLASERLVDLEPNRGAFVASPSLQEVHDVFEMRRIVELAVVERICKGHGTRRLKSIGATIGRERRAFENRDFSAWIRLSGEFHTELAALTGNAVLCDCLSGLVARSTLISALYESLGKSSCSFEDHEAILAALDAGDAAKAADLMAQHLRDVELKMLERPARGAVDLREVFARPGEREKAFGA, encoded by the coding sequence ATGTCCGACCGTAAATCGAGTGCTGCACCGAACGCTCCCGCCGCTTCTTTGAACGGGGCCGTGGCAGCGAGCCCCGAGTCGATCGCCGAGAACATCCGCGCCGCGATCCTCGAACACCGGCTTGCTCCCGGCGCGAAGCTGACCGAAGCGCAGTTGTGCGAAGTGTTCGATGTGAAGCGCAGCGCAGTGCGCCAGGCGCTCTCGCAGTTGGCCAGCGAGCGGCTCGTCGATCTCGAACCGAATCGCGGGGCGTTCGTCGCCAGCCCGTCGCTGCAGGAAGTGCACGACGTTTTCGAGATGCGACGCATCGTCGAACTGGCCGTCGTCGAGCGCATCTGCAAAGGGCATGGCACGCGGCGGCTGAAGTCGATCGGCGCGACCATCGGGCGCGAAAGGCGCGCGTTCGAGAACCGCGACTTTTCCGCGTGGATCCGTCTGTCGGGCGAGTTCCATACAGAACTGGCCGCGCTGACCGGAAACGCCGTGTTGTGCGATTGCTTGTCCGGGCTCGTCGCGCGCTCGACGCTGATCTCGGCGCTGTACGAATCGCTCGGCAAGAGTTCGTGTTCGTTCGAAGATCACGAAGCGATTCTCGCCGCGCTCGATGCCGGCGACGCCGCGAAAGCCGCGGACCTGATGGCGCAACATCTGCGCGATGTCGAATTGAAGATGCTGGAGCGGCCCGCCCGTGGCGCGGTCGATCTGAGGGAAGTATTCGCAAGGCCGGGCGAACGGGAGAAGGCGTTCGGCGCGTAG
- the ldcA gene encoding muramoyltetrapeptide carboxypeptidase produces the protein MVKSRTIDLIAPSGYPHDPAAVERGIGRLRAQGHRLENLDATRRRYQRFGGTDSERAADLNRLADPSRPLPDIVLAVRGGYGASRILHGLDYDGLRRLAEQPVALVGHSDFTAIQCALYARSAVKSFGGPMFAGDFGAEHVSAFTMHNFWHAISHPSFTVKSQTPQRQSVDVSGMLWGGNLAMLSALVGTPYLPPVDGGILFIEDVNEHPFRIERMIYQLHQAGVLGRQQAVVMGEFSGGRLSDYDNGYSLDAMIEQVRAVTGVPFVTGLQFGHVDNLLTLPFGATAHLVANERGFTLALSDYPHLA, from the coding sequence ATCGTGAAATCACGCACCATCGACCTCATTGCGCCGTCCGGCTATCCGCACGATCCCGCCGCCGTCGAGCGGGGCATCGGGCGATTGCGGGCGCAGGGTCATCGGCTGGAAAATCTCGATGCGACGCGCCGGCGTTATCAGCGATTCGGCGGGACCGACAGCGAACGCGCCGCCGATCTGAACCGGCTCGCCGATCCGTCGCGGCCGCTGCCGGACATCGTGCTGGCGGTGCGCGGCGGCTATGGCGCGTCGCGCATTCTGCACGGCCTCGACTACGACGGCCTGCGGCGCCTGGCCGAACAGCCGGTCGCGCTCGTCGGCCACAGCGATTTCACGGCGATCCAGTGTGCGCTGTACGCGCGTTCCGCGGTCAAGAGTTTCGGCGGGCCGATGTTCGCCGGCGATTTCGGCGCGGAGCACGTCAGCGCCTTCACGATGCACAACTTCTGGCACGCGATCTCGCATCCGAGCTTCACCGTGAAGAGCCAGACGCCGCAGCGCCAGTCCGTCGACGTCAGCGGCATGCTGTGGGGCGGCAATCTCGCGATGCTGTCCGCGCTCGTTGGCACGCCGTATCTGCCGCCTGTCGATGGCGGCATCCTGTTCATCGAGGACGTGAACGAGCATCCGTTTCGCATCGAACGGATGATTTATCAGCTTCATCAGGCGGGCGTGCTCGGGCGGCAGCAGGCGGTCGTGATGGGCGAGTTCTCGGGCGGGCGGCTGTCCGACTACGACAACGGCTATTCGCTCGACGCCATGATCGAGCAGGTGAGGGCAGTGACGGGCGTGCCGTTCGTGACTGGCTTGCAGTTCGGGCACGTGGATAACCTGCTGACGCTGCCTTTTGGTGCGACTGCGCATCTGGTCGCAAACGAGCGTGGGTTCACGCTGGCGTTATCGGACTATCCGCATCTGGCTTGA
- the tadA gene encoding tRNA adenosine(34) deaminase TadA: MTLTEPPPGAIPESSENSAAVSERDRRFMALAQRAADEARRTGEVPVGAVVVLGDEVIATGFNHPIRGHDPSAHAEMVALRAAAQALQNYRLPGCELYVTLEPCLMCAGAIMHARIARVVYGAADPKTGACGSVVDMFANERLNHHTAVTGGVLADECGHALKNFFAERRRLAREERAAREAQAQARLTADSFTKTN; this comes from the coding sequence TTGACGCTTACCGAGCCGCCGCCCGGCGCTATCCCCGAATCATCCGAGAACAGCGCTGCCGTCAGCGAGCGTGATCGCCGCTTCATGGCGCTCGCGCAACGCGCCGCCGACGAAGCGCGCCGCACGGGCGAAGTGCCGGTGGGCGCGGTCGTCGTGCTGGGCGATGAAGTCATCGCCACGGGTTTCAATCATCCGATTCGCGGGCACGATCCGTCGGCGCACGCGGAAATGGTCGCGCTCCGGGCCGCCGCGCAGGCGCTGCAAAACTATCGGCTGCCGGGCTGCGAACTGTATGTCACGCTGGAGCCGTGCCTGATGTGCGCGGGCGCGATCATGCACGCGCGCATCGCGCGGGTCGTGTACGGTGCGGCCGATCCGAAGACGGGCGCGTGCGGCAGTGTCGTCGATATGTTCGCGAACGAGCGGCTGAATCATCACACGGCCGTGACGGGCGGCGTGCTCGCCGACGAATGCGGCCACGCGCTCAAGAACTTCTTCGCCGAGCGCCGGCGGCTGGCGCGCGAGGAGCGTGCGGCACGTGAAGCGCAAGCGCAGGCGCGCCTCACAGCCGATTCCTTCACCAAAACGAACTGA
- a CDS encoding DnaJ family domain-containing protein, producing the protein MKLLDALVEQRINEAVSRGELNNLPGAGAPLQFDDDLLVPEEVRVANRILKNAGFVPPAVEQLRALRGLQDELDKVTDPAARCRIQVKMLALDMALESLRGGGCVPHEYRRRIAERLSERVAARGDTEPEQP; encoded by the coding sequence ATGAAATTGCTAGATGCTCTGGTCGAACAGCGGATCAACGAAGCCGTGTCTCGCGGCGAGCTGAACAACTTGCCCGGCGCAGGCGCGCCGCTCCAGTTTGACGACGATCTCCTCGTGCCCGAGGAAGTGCGCGTCGCCAATCGAATTCTCAAGAATGCGGGTTTCGTTCCGCCCGCCGTCGAGCAGCTTCGCGCGCTGCGTGGCCTGCAGGACGAACTCGACAAAGTGACCGATCCCGCCGCCCGTTGCCGCATTCAGGTAAAGATGCTCGCGCTCGACATGGCGCTCGAATCGCTGCGCGGCGGCGGCTGCGTGCCGCATGAATACCGCCGCCGCATCGCCGAGCGGCTCTCCGAGCGCGTCGCGGCGCGCGGCGATACGGAGCCGGAACAGCCTTGA
- a CDS encoding ABC transporter ATP-binding protein: protein MIEIDRAHIRFQTKTGHVDAVRDVSLRVEDGEVFGLVGESGSGKSTLLRALADLVPLAGGAMRIDGQDAAHRPQRDVQMVFQDPYGSLHPRFTVDRTLREPLAINGIGNQDARILDALAEVGLGAAFRFRYPHQLSGGQRQRVSIARALIVEPRVLLLDEPTSALDVSVQAEILNLLRRLHRERRLTMILVSHNLAVVGFLCQRVAVMRNGEVVEELGVEAVRAHDVQHEYTRRLLLATQGYTREPLNL from the coding sequence ATGATAGAAATCGACCGCGCGCACATTCGCTTCCAGACGAAAACCGGTCATGTCGATGCCGTGCGCGACGTGTCCTTGCGCGTTGAGGATGGCGAAGTATTCGGCCTCGTCGGCGAGTCAGGCAGCGGCAAGTCGACGCTGCTGCGCGCGCTCGCGGACCTCGTGCCGCTCGCCGGCGGCGCGATGCGTATCGACGGGCAAGACGCCGCTCACCGCCCGCAGCGCGACGTGCAGATGGTGTTTCAGGACCCCTACGGCTCGCTGCATCCGCGCTTCACCGTCGACAGGACATTGCGCGAGCCACTCGCGATCAACGGCATCGGCAATCAGGACGCGCGCATTCTAGATGCGCTCGCCGAAGTCGGGCTCGGGGCCGCGTTCCGCTTTCGCTATCCACACCAGTTGTCGGGCGGGCAGCGGCAACGCGTGTCGATCGCGCGGGCGCTGATCGTCGAGCCGCGCGTGCTTCTGCTCGATGAGCCGACGTCCGCGCTCGATGTCTCCGTGCAGGCGGAAATCCTCAACTTGCTGCGGCGTCTGCATCGTGAGCGCAGGCTGACGATGATCCTCGTGAGCCACAATCTCGCGGTCGTCGGCTTCCTGTGTCAGCGCGTGGCCGTCATGCGCAACGGCGAAGTGGTCGAAGAACTCGGCGTCGAAGCGGTGAGGGCGCACGACGTGCAGCACGAGTACACGCGACGCCTTCTGCTCGCGACGCAAGGCTACACACGCGAGCCGCTGAACCTGTAA
- a CDS encoding ABC transporter ATP-binding protein: MEDALAEIDGLEVAFSGHDGVPMPAVRGVSLTVRRGERLGIVGESGSGKSLTGRALLGLLPPEARWSAKALRFDGHDLLAMKPGARRRLCGTQMSMILQDPKYSLNPVMTVAQQMRETIERQDGGLSRRAMRARIVEALAAVHIRDPERVADAYPHELSGGMGQRVMIAMMVSAGPRLLIADEPTSALDVLVSMQVLAVLDEMIERHRTGLVFISHDLPLVMSFCDRVAVMYGGRVVETCAARELANARHPYTRGLLAASPPLTNPPDELPTLRRDPSWLAETIEDTAQ, from the coding sequence ATGGAAGATGCGCTCGCTGAAATCGACGGTCTGGAAGTCGCGTTTTCGGGCCACGACGGCGTCCCGATGCCCGCCGTGCGCGGCGTCTCGCTGACGGTGCGGCGCGGCGAGCGGCTCGGCATCGTCGGCGAATCGGGTTCGGGCAAGTCGCTGACCGGCCGCGCGCTGCTCGGCCTCTTGCCGCCCGAAGCGCGATGGTCCGCGAAGGCTTTGCGCTTCGACGGCCACGACCTGCTCGCGATGAAGCCGGGCGCGCGCCGGCGCCTCTGCGGCACGCAGATGAGCATGATCCTGCAAGACCCGAAGTACTCGCTCAATCCGGTCATGACCGTCGCGCAGCAGATGCGCGAAACCATCGAGCGTCAGGACGGCGGCTTGAGCCGGCGCGCGATGCGCGCGCGCATCGTGGAGGCGCTCGCGGCCGTGCACATCCGCGATCCGGAGCGTGTGGCGGACGCGTATCCACACGAGTTGTCCGGCGGCATGGGCCAGCGCGTGATGATCGCGATGATGGTGAGCGCCGGTCCGCGCCTCCTGATCGCCGACGAACCGACGAGCGCGCTCGACGTGCTCGTGTCGATGCAGGTGCTCGCCGTGCTCGACGAAATGATCGAACGCCATCGCACGGGGCTCGTGTTTATCAGCCACGACTTGCCGCTCGTCATGTCGTTCTGCGATCGCGTCGCGGTCATGTACGGCGGGCGCGTCGTGGAGACGTGCGCCGCTCGTGAACTCGCCAACGCGCGGCACCCGTACACGCGCGGACTGCTCGCGGCCAGCCCGCCGCTGACCAATCCGCCCGACGAATTGCCGACGCTGCGCCGCGATCCGTCGTGGCTCGCGGAAACGATCGAGGACACCGCCCAATGA
- the nikC gene encoding nickel transporter permease, protein MHSPAKRTPMKPAPDTWRAWLLTDTPASPRQAALGRAYRRWRRFSGNPLSMFGLAILVLLVVAAAIGPLLVTQDPLRQVLADRLTPPGAAHWFGTDQLGRDILSRLVHGSRLTLSIAMLVVVLVVPVGLLIGTLAGYCGGFIDTALMRVTDVALAFPKIVLALAFAAALGPGVLNAVIAISITAWPPYARLARAESLRLAQADFIHAARLAGASHTRILLRYIVPLCSSSVIVRATLDMAGIILAVAGLGFLGLGAQPPSPEWGYMVASGRNVLLDAWWVATIPGLAILAVSLAFNLLGDGLRDVFDPRHGG, encoded by the coding sequence ATGCATTCGCCCGCCAAGCGCACGCCGATGAAACCCGCGCCGGACACGTGGCGCGCGTGGCTCCTGACCGACACGCCCGCGTCTCCGCGACAGGCCGCGCTCGGGCGCGCGTACCGGCGCTGGCGGCGGTTTTCGGGCAATCCGCTCAGCATGTTCGGTCTTGCGATTCTGGTGCTGCTCGTTGTCGCGGCGGCAATCGGGCCGCTTTTGGTGACGCAGGACCCGCTGCGCCAAGTCCTCGCCGACCGCCTGACGCCGCCGGGCGCCGCGCACTGGTTCGGCACCGATCAACTGGGTCGCGACATCCTGTCGAGACTCGTGCACGGCTCGCGTCTTACGCTATCCATCGCGATGCTCGTCGTCGTGCTCGTCGTGCCGGTCGGGCTTTTGATCGGCACGCTGGCGGGCTATTGCGGCGGCTTTATCGACACGGCGCTCATGCGCGTGACCGATGTCGCGCTCGCGTTCCCGAAGATCGTGCTGGCGCTCGCGTTCGCCGCGGCGCTCGGGCCGGGCGTGCTGAACGCGGTTATCGCCATTTCCATCACCGCGTGGCCGCCTTATGCGCGGCTCGCGCGGGCCGAATCGCTGCGGCTCGCGCAGGCGGATTTCATTCACGCGGCGCGGCTCGCGGGCGCATCGCACACGCGCATTTTGCTGCGCTATATCGTGCCGCTGTGCTCGTCATCGGTGATCGTGCGCGCGACGCTCGATATGGCCGGCATCATTCTCGCGGTCGCGGGGCTCGGCTTTCTCGGACTCGGTGCGCAGCCGCCGAGCCCGGAATGGGGCTACATGGTCGCCTCGGGACGCAACGTGCTGCTCGACGCCTGGTGGGTCGCGACCATTCCCGGCCTCGCGATTCTCGCGGTGAGCCTCGCGTTTAATCTGCTCGGCGACGGTCTGCGCGACGTTTTCGATCCGCGTCATGGAGGCTGA
- a CDS encoding ABC transporter permease has protein sequence MTPQPTVLDRLRAANANRGGARIALALLRWIAMLAVTFTGLLAITFFIGRKIPIDPVLAILGDRASASAYAAARVQLGLDKPLVDQFLIYARDVLHGNLGVSLLTANPVIDDIRRVFPATLELATLSTFIGVMIGVPLGVIAAVRHNRIVDHVARVIGLAGSSVPVFWLALMGLLLFYARLHWVSGPGRIDPLYDGMVDTRTGSLLIDALIAREWDVFVNAFSHIALPAGVLAFYSIAYLSRMTRSFMLEQLSQEYVTTARAKGLAERRVIWRHAFGNIAVPLLTVIALAYSYLLEGSVLTEIVFAWPGIGSYLTGALLNADMNAVLGSTLVIGATFIALNLLTDALYRVFDPRAR, from the coding sequence ATGACGCCGCAGCCGACCGTGCTCGACCGCCTGCGCGCCGCGAACGCGAACCGCGGCGGCGCGCGGATCGCGCTCGCGCTTTTGCGCTGGATCGCGATGCTCGCCGTCACGTTCACCGGCTTGCTCGCGATCACGTTCTTCATCGGCCGCAAGATCCCGATCGACCCCGTGCTCGCGATTCTCGGCGACCGCGCGTCGGCGAGCGCGTATGCGGCGGCGCGCGTGCAGCTAGGACTGGACAAGCCGCTCGTCGATCAATTCCTGATCTACGCGCGCGACGTGCTGCACGGCAATCTCGGCGTGTCGCTGCTGACGGCGAATCCTGTCATCGACGATATACGGCGCGTCTTTCCCGCGACGCTCGAACTGGCGACGCTCTCGACGTTCATCGGCGTGATGATTGGCGTGCCGCTCGGCGTGATCGCGGCGGTGCGCCACAATCGCATCGTGGATCATGTGGCGCGCGTGATCGGCCTCGCGGGCAGTTCGGTGCCGGTGTTCTGGCTCGCGCTAATGGGGCTGCTGCTGTTCTACGCGCGGCTGCACTGGGTGTCGGGACCGGGCCGCATCGATCCGCTGTACGACGGCATGGTCGATACGCGCACCGGCAGTCTTCTCATCGATGCGCTCATCGCCCGCGAGTGGGACGTGTTCGTCAACGCGTTCTCGCATATCGCGCTGCCGGCGGGCGTGCTCGCGTTCTATTCGATCGCGTATCTGTCGCGGATGACGCGTTCGTTCATGCTCGAACAACTGAGCCAGGAATACGTGACCACGGCGCGCGCGAAAGGCCTCGCCGAGCGCCGCGTGATCTGGCGTCATGCGTTCGGCAATATCGCGGTGCCGTTGCTCACGGTCATCGCGCTCGCCTACAGCTATTTGCTGGAAGGCTCGGTGCTGACCGAGATCGTGTTCGCGTGGCCGGGCATCGGCTCGTATTTGACGGGCGCGCTCCTGAACGCCGACATGAACGCCGTGCTCGGCAGCACGCTCGTGATCGGCGCGACGTTCATCGCGCTCAATCTGCTGACGGATGCGCTCTACCGCGTATTCGATCCGCGCGCTCGCTGA
- a CDS encoding ABC transporter substrate-binding protein, with protein MRLSARKALVAITLALSFTSATHAATPKDMFVMATLLDEFTTLDPGEVYELVPEEYVANTYDRLVRVDLKDPSKFNGDVAQSWTVSPDGLTFTFKIRSGLKFHSGNPLTADDVAWSIQRTALLDKGAAAVLAGIGITKANALANVKKIDDSTVSVTTDQRYAPTFVLNVLGAWPASVLDRKLLETHVKGNDYGNDWLKTNEAGSGAYKLVKWTANDSIVLQRFDGYRLPLAMKRIVLRHVTEAASQRLMIQNGDIDVARDLSPDDLDTLSKNGVIKATAVPQATLMYLGLNNKNQYLAKPEVWEAMKWLIDYQGIQKNVIRTTYKVHETFLPEGFLGALNGNPYHQDVAKAKALLAKAGLADGFTVKMDVRNDYPYSEIAQAVQANLALANINVQLIPSDNKQTLGRYRARAHDIYIGEWSADYIDPHSNAQGFVWNPDNSDASSFKMLAWRNAWNIPDLTKETNAALAEGSTQKRAQMYEKMQREVLAKSPFVIMFQKVSQVAARPGLTGLEVGPINDLVSYRNIKKQ; from the coding sequence ATGAGACTGAGCGCACGAAAGGCACTTGTTGCGATCACGCTGGCGTTGAGCTTCACCTCCGCGACGCACGCGGCCACGCCGAAAGACATGTTCGTCATGGCGACGCTGCTCGACGAATTCACCACGCTCGATCCCGGCGAGGTCTACGAACTGGTGCCGGAGGAATACGTCGCGAACACGTACGACCGGCTCGTGCGCGTCGATCTGAAGGACCCGTCGAAGTTCAACGGCGACGTCGCGCAGTCGTGGACCGTCAGCCCGGACGGGCTCACGTTCACGTTCAAGATCCGCTCCGGCCTCAAGTTCCATTCTGGCAATCCGCTCACGGCTGATGACGTCGCGTGGTCCATCCAGCGCACGGCGTTGCTCGACAAAGGTGCGGCGGCGGTGCTCGCGGGCATCGGCATCACGAAGGCCAACGCGCTCGCGAACGTGAAGAAGATCGACGACAGCACGGTGTCCGTCACGACCGATCAACGCTATGCGCCGACTTTCGTGCTCAACGTGCTCGGCGCGTGGCCGGCGTCGGTGTTGGATCGCAAGCTGCTGGAGACGCATGTCAAAGGTAACGACTACGGCAACGACTGGCTGAAGACCAACGAGGCCGGCTCGGGCGCGTACAAGCTCGTCAAATGGACGGCGAACGACAGCATCGTGCTGCAACGTTTTGACGGGTATCGTCTGCCGCTCGCGATGAAGCGCATCGTGCTGCGCCACGTGACCGAAGCCGCGAGCCAGCGTCTGATGATCCAGAACGGCGATATCGACGTTGCGCGCGATCTGAGCCCCGACGACCTCGACACGCTCTCGAAGAACGGCGTCATCAAGGCGACGGCCGTTCCGCAGGCGACGCTCATGTATCTCGGCCTGAACAACAAGAATCAGTATCTGGCGAAGCCGGAAGTCTGGGAAGCGATGAAGTGGCTGATCGACTATCAGGGCATCCAGAAGAACGTGATCCGCACGACGTACAAGGTCCACGAGACGTTCCTGCCCGAAGGCTTCCTCGGCGCGCTCAACGGGAATCCGTATCACCAGGACGTCGCGAAGGCGAAGGCGCTGCTCGCCAAAGCCGGGCTCGCGGACGGCTTTACCGTGAAGATGGACGTGCGCAACGACTATCCATACAGCGAGATTGCGCAGGCGGTGCAGGCGAATCTCGCGCTCGCGAACATCAACGTGCAGCTCATTCCGAGCGACAACAAGCAGACGCTCGGCCGGTACCGGGCGCGCGCGCATGACATCTACATCGGCGAATGGTCGGCGGACTATATCGATCCGCACAGCAACGCGCAGGGCTTCGTGTGGAATCCGGACAACTCGGACGCGTCGAGCTTCAAGATGCTAGCCTGGCGCAACGCGTGGAACATTCCCGATCTGACGAAGGAAACCAACGCGGCGCTCGCGGAAGGCTCGACCCAGAAACGCGCGCAGATGTACGAAAAGATGCAGCGCGAAGTGCTCGCCAAGTCGCCGTTCGTCATCATGTTCCAGAAGGTGTCGCAGGTGGCGGCGCGTCCGGGCTTGACCGGCCTCGAAGTCGGGCCGATCAACGATCTCGTTTCCTATCGAAACATCAAGAAGCAGTGA
- the ddpX gene encoding D-alanyl-D-alanine dipeptidase, translated as MTRSRLLPVTPETHHVQIDLVYATDRNLTGKPIYKTQHCLLLEPAEAALRKAVSIAQSFGATLKIFDAYRPPQAQEVLWNFLPDPTFIADLGRGSNHSRGTAVDLTLVDSDGIEFDMGTGFDAMVPESGHFHAGLPAHVQRNRTLLLGVMHGAGFTHIPSEWWHYELPGSRELALIDNEESGPLRLM; from the coding sequence ATGACTCGATCCCGTCTGCTGCCAGTCACGCCCGAAACGCATCACGTCCAGATCGACCTCGTCTACGCGACCGATCGCAATCTCACCGGCAAGCCCATCTACAAGACGCAGCATTGCCTGCTGCTCGAACCGGCCGAAGCGGCGCTGCGCAAGGCGGTGAGCATCGCTCAGAGTTTCGGCGCGACGCTGAAGATCTTCGACGCCTACCGTCCGCCCCAAGCGCAGGAAGTGCTGTGGAACTTCCTGCCCGATCCCACGTTTATCGCCGATCTCGGCCGCGGCTCGAATCACAGCCGTGGGACGGCGGTGGACCTGACGCTCGTGGATAGCGACGGCATCGAATTCGACATGGGCACCGGCTTCGACGCGATGGTGCCGGAGTCCGGCCACTTCCACGCGGGTTTGCCGGCTCACGTGCAGCGCAATCGCACGCTGTTGCTCGGCGTGATGCACGGCGCGGGCTTCACGCATATTCCGAGCGAATGGTGGCACTACGAACTGCCGGGATCGCGGGAACTCGCGCTTATCGACAACGAAGAAAGCGGCCCCTTGCGGCTGATGTGA
- the thpR gene encoding RNA 2',3'-cyclic phosphodiesterase gives MDTPTANRSTDSLFFAVYPDAAAAARIGEHALRLRTEHPLKARPIPADRLHITLHYLGAFAGVPADTPAAALAAASSVHMPSFDVTLDRVETFATRRPKRPLVIAGEPDDAFSAFVDRLDKALQSAGIFVKSHPRFIPHVTLLYDEHRVSRHAVEPITWTVREFALVRSLLGRSEHQVIERWPLGA, from the coding sequence TTGGACACCCCTACCGCTAACCGGTCCACCGACTCGCTGTTCTTCGCCGTCTACCCCGATGCCGCCGCTGCGGCGCGCATCGGGGAGCACGCACTGCGGCTTCGCACCGAACACCCGCTAAAGGCACGGCCCATTCCCGCCGACCGCCTGCACATCACGCTGCATTATCTCGGCGCGTTCGCGGGCGTGCCGGCCGATACGCCCGCCGCAGCGCTCGCCGCGGCGTCATCGGTCCACATGCCGTCGTTCGACGTGACGCTCGACCGCGTCGAAACCTTCGCCACGCGCCGTCCCAAGCGGCCGCTCGTCATAGCCGGCGAGCCAGACGACGCGTTCTCCGCCTTCGTCGATCGACTCGACAAAGCGCTGCAATCCGCCGGCATCTTCGTCAAATCGCACCCGCGCTTCATCCCGCATGTGACGCTGCTTTACGACGAGCACCGCGTCTCGCGACACGCCGTCGAGCCGATCACATGGACCGTGCGCGAGTTCGCGCTCGTGCGCAGTCTGCTCGGGCGTTCGGAGCATCAGGTCATCGAACGCTGGCCGCTCGGCGCATAA
- the guaA gene encoding glutamine-hydrolyzing GMP synthase: MHDKILILDFGSQVTQLIARRIRESHVYSEIHPYDVDETFIREFAPKGIILSGGPNSVTEAKSPRAPQIVFDLGVPVLGICYGMQTMADQLGGKVELGKVREFGYAEVQALNHTGFLEGIEDFKTAEGESMLKVWMSHGDKVADMPAGFKLMASTPACPIAAMADDDRRFYGVQWHPEVTHTVQGRAMLDRFVLGLCGAKADWEMGHYIDEAVAKIRAQVGDEHVILGLSGGVDSSVAAALLHRAIGNQLTCVFVDHGLLRENEAEQVMSTFADHLGVKVIHVDASEAFLEKLAGVTDPEAKRKIIGAEFIEVFDAESHKLTDAKWLAQGTIYPDVIESAGKGKKGAHTIKSHHNVGGLPETLKLKLLEPLRELFKDEVRELGVKLGLPPAMVYRHPFPGPGLGVRILGEVKREFADLLRRADAIFIETLRNTIDKETGKSWYELTSQAFAVFLPVKSVGVMGDGRTYDYVVALRAVQTMDFMTAHWAHLPHELLGHVSNRIINEVRGINRVVYDISGKPPATIEWE; encoded by the coding sequence ATGCACGACAAAATCCTGATTCTCGATTTCGGCTCCCAAGTCACCCAGCTGATCGCCCGGCGCATCCGCGAGTCGCACGTCTACTCGGAAATTCATCCGTACGACGTCGACGAGACGTTCATCCGCGAGTTCGCGCCGAAGGGCATCATCCTGTCGGGCGGCCCGAATTCGGTTACCGAAGCGAAGTCGCCGCGCGCCCCGCAGATCGTGTTCGACCTGGGCGTGCCGGTGCTCGGCATCTGCTACGGCATGCAGACCATGGCCGACCAGCTCGGCGGCAAGGTCGAGCTCGGCAAGGTGCGCGAGTTCGGCTACGCGGAAGTGCAGGCGCTGAACCACACGGGCTTTCTGGAAGGCATCGAAGACTTCAAGACCGCTGAAGGCGAGTCGATGCTCAAGGTCTGGATGAGCCACGGCGACAAGGTGGCCGACATGCCGGCCGGCTTCAAGCTGATGGCCTCGACGCCGGCGTGCCCGATCGCCGCGATGGCCGACGACGACCGCCGCTTCTATGGCGTGCAGTGGCACCCGGAAGTCACGCACACGGTGCAGGGCCGCGCGATGCTCGACCGCTTCGTGCTCGGACTGTGCGGCGCGAAGGCCGACTGGGAGATGGGCCATTACATCGACGAAGCCGTGGCGAAGATTCGCGCGCAGGTCGGCGACGAGCACGTCATTCTCGGCTTGTCCGGCGGCGTGGATTCGTCGGTGGCGGCGGCGCTTCTGCATCGCGCGATCGGCAATCAACTGACGTGCGTGTTCGTCGATCACGGCCTCTTGCGCGAGAACGAAGCCGAGCAGGTCATGTCGACGTTCGCGGATCATCTCGGCGTGAAGGTCATTCATGTCGATGCAAGCGAAGCGTTCCTCGAGAAGCTCGCCGGCGTGACCGATCCGGAGGCGAAGCGCAAGATCATCGGCGCGGAGTTCATCGAAGTGTTCGACGCCGAATCGCACAAGCTCACCGACGCAAAGTGGCTTGCGCAGGGCACCATTTATCCGGACGTGATCGAATCGGCGGGCAAGGGCAAGAAGGGCGCGCACACCATCAAGAGTCACCACAATGTGGGCGGCCTGCCCGAGACGCTGAAGCTGAAACTGCTCGAACCGCTACGCGAACTGTTCAAGGACGAAGTGCGCGAATTGGGCGTGAAGCTCGGCTTGCCGCCCGCGATGGTGTATCGCCATCCGTTCCCCGGTCCGGGCCTCGGCGTGCGGATTCTCGGCGAAGTGAAGCGCGAGTTCGCCGATCTGCTGCGCCGCGCGGACGCCATTTTCATCGAGACGCTGCGCAACACCATCGACAAGGAAACCGGTAAGTCATGGTACGAGCTGACCAGTCAGGCGTTTGCGGTGTTTCTGCCGGTGAAGAGCGTCGGCGTGATGGGCGATGGCCGGACCTACGATTACGTCGTCGCGCTGCGCGCCGTGCAGACGATGGATTTCATGACCGCGCACTGGGCGCATCTGCCGCATGAACTGCTCGGGCATGTGAGCAACCGCATCATCAACGAAGTGCGCGGGATTAATCGGGTCGTGTATGACATCTCGGGCAAGCCGCCTGCGACGATTGAGTGGGAGTGA